The genomic interval TACCCGCACGTGGACGTGGCGCTGCAGCACGGCATCTCGGGAAGCGGGCTGCAGTTGCTGCGCGACGGCGAGGTCGATGCCTGCTTCTTCCTGGGGGCCCTCAAGGACCCGGACATCGCCGTGCGCCAGCTCTGGCTGGAACACTACGTGGTAGTCGGCCCGGTAGCCTGGGAAGAGCGGCTGCGCCAAGCCGACTGGAGCGATCTGGCCGCCATGCCCTGGCTGTCCATGCCCGTGGGTGGCTCGCAATACGGCCTGGTGGCCCAGATGTTTGCCGAGCGCGGCCTGACCCACCGCACCTCGGTGCAGGCCGACCAGGAAGCCACCATGCTGGAGCTGGTGCAAAGCGGCGTGGCACTGTGCCTGATGCGGGAGCGCATCGCCGCGCCCGTCCTGCAGCGTGGCCAGGTGGTGCTGTGGCAGGGCGTACGCCTGCCCTGCCCGCTGTCGCTGCTGTACCGCCGCGCCGACGAAAACACCGCCACCCTCCAGGCCCTGCTGGCCATGCTGCAGGTGGTGTGGCCTACCCAGCCGGACGACACGGAAAACTAGGGCAGGTTATTAGGCAACAGAGGCGCGCGCGGCCACGCGCTTGACCATCTGGCTGCCAAAGGCAATGCCACGCTTTTCGATGGTGCGTTCGGTTACCAGTGCAATGGTGAACGTGGCCAGGCACACCAGAACGTAGCTCACCGCCAGCACCAGCGCGGGCGGCAGCGTGGTGGGGTGCTGCGCCAGAAAGGGCTTCAGCAGGATCTTGGCAAAAATGAAGTGGAAGATGTAGATCGAGAACGACACCCGGCCCATCGCGCACAGCAACGGGGGCGGATGGCGCCACAGCCGCAGCAGGTTCAACAGAAAAAAGAAGGAGATGCCCGCCAGCGTTGGCAAAACCGCAGACATCACATGCGGCTTGTAGTCCCACAGGGCGATGGCGATCCCGGTGGGCACGGCAAACCCGATGGCCAGCCAGGGCTTGGAGTCCAGTAGCCCTCGGTAGCGACCATCTTCCAGCACAAAATAGCCCAGCATGCCCAACAGAAACACCGGCAGTTGGTTGATCAAATGGTTGGCAAAAAAGTAGCCATCGAGCCCGCGTCCGACAGTTCGGTGAAAAACCACGTCGACCACCCAGGCCGTGCCGATCACGGCGACCAATGCCCATATCCCTTTCGCCCTGAGGCTTTCAAACCAATAGAACAGCACCGGAAAACACGCATAAAACGCCATCTCCGTACCGATCGACCAGCCACCCGGCACGATGTTGTTGTTGGCAGCGGGTACAAAGCCGTGGATGAACAGCACATTGGCCAGGATGTTCCACCCGGTGTAGGCGTCGGCCGCATGGTCTTGCCCCGCCAGTTGCCTGGCAAGGGCCACGCCGAAATAGAAAACAATGCCCAGGTAGTACAGCGGTGCAATGCGCCAGAACCGGCGGATAAAAAACGCCCGTATGTGCCGCGGCTCCGTACGGCGCTGTACAAAGGTGCGGCACAGGGTAAAAGCCGATGCCACAAAAAACAGCTGCACCCCCATCTGCCCATAGCCCGCCAGTAGCGCGACCGGACCGGCAAGGCCACTGACCGACTGTGCTGTGTGCACCAGCACCACCATCAAAATGGCGATCCCCCGCGCCACGTCCACGTAGGCAAGATTGGGCAATGGGGTGGGTACGTTTTTTGGCATGGCTCCTCGATGGCAGCGCCGCTGGGGTAGTCATGACCCGTGTTTACGCAGCGCACGATTCTAGCCACCGCTGGGCCAAGCCTCGCATCTTGCCTTCGCCATTTTGAACCACCCGTGCCTCTAGGGGTTTTCACCATGCGGCTGTGGACGCAGGCGCGCAAGTCCTTGTCAACAAAGGCTATTCCCGCAGGTTGAGGCCGGGTTGCCCGAATGTCACTCGGCCAAACGGGGCGGCTTGCCTAGACTGCGCTCAGACCGGTGTTCCTGGTCGGTGGCACCTGGCCACACCCCACAAGTCCATCTCCTGGAGACAACACAATGCCCATTCCCTCCCCTGCCAGCGACGCGCTGGAGAAAGCCACCTACAGCAAGGTCATGTGGCGGCTGATTCCTTTTCTGTTCCTGTGCTACGTGGTGGCCTACCTGGACCGCGTCAACGTGGGCTTTGCCAAGCTGCAGATGCTGACCGACCTGAAGTTCAGCGACACCGTGTACGGCCTGGGGGCGGGCATCTTCTTCATTGGCTACTTTCTGTTTGAAGTGCCCAGCAACATGATCCTGCACCGCACCGGCGCCCGGGTGTGGATTGCCCGCATCATGGTCACCTGGGGGGTGATCTCGTCGTGCATGATGTTCGTCACCACGCCCACCATGTTCTACGTGCTGCGCTTCTTTTTGGGCGTATCGGAAGCGGGCTTCTTCCCCGGCATCATCCTGTACCTGACGTACTGGTTCCCGTCGGCCCGGCGTGCCCGCGTGGTGGCGCTGTTCATGACGGCCATCGCCCTCTCGGGCGTGGTGGGCGGCCCGCTGTCGGGCTGGATCATGCAGGCCTTTGCCGGGGTGAACGGCTGGACGGGCTGGCAATGGCTGTTTCTGCTGGAGGGCATTCCTTCCATCCTGGTCGGCATTAGCGTGTACTTTTATCTGGACGACTCCATCGCCCAGGCCCGCTGGTTGACCGATGCCGAAAAGAGCCTGCTGATCGACAACATCCGCCGCGATGAAGGCACCCGTGGCGACCACAGCCTGAAGCAGGTGTTCCGCAATGGCCGGGTGTGGCTGATGGCCAGCATCTACTTTTGCTTCATCATGGGCCTGTACGGCATCAGCTTTTGGCTGCCGCAACTCATCAAGACAGCGGGCGTGAAAGACGTGCTGGATGTGGGGCTGCTCACCATGATCCCGTACGCCCTGGCCGCCGTGGCCATGGTGCTGGCCAGCCGCAGCTCGGACCGCACTGGCGAACGCCGCTGGCACACTGCCGGAGCCGGTTTCATTGGCGGTATCGGCCTGATTTTGAGCGGCATTTATGGCGGCGATGTGACGCTGGCCATGGCGGCGCTGAGCCTGGCCACCATGGGCATCCTGACCTGCCTGCCCCTGTTCTGGACCCTGCCGACCAGCATG from Comamonadaceae bacterium OS-1 carries:
- the yofA gene encoding HTH-type transcriptional regulator YofA; protein product: MELTPLRAFLAVARHGQLVRAAEQLHLTQSALSKQVKGLEDELGVLLFARTPTGMVLTGEGRRLLPLATKTVESVQDISALAAQMRGTVSGGLRLGTIIDPESIRLGPLLAALLEFYPHVDVALQHGISGSGLQLLRDGEVDACFFLGALKDPDIAVRQLWLEHYVVVGPVAWEERLRQADWSDLAAMPWLSMPVGGSQYGLVAQMFAERGLTHRTSVQADQEATMLELVQSGVALCLMRERIAAPVLQRGQVVLWQGVRLPCPLSLLYRRADENTATLQALLAMLQVVWPTQPDDTEN
- the nicT gene encoding putative metabolite transport protein NicT — translated: MPIPSPASDALEKATYSKVMWRLIPFLFLCYVVAYLDRVNVGFAKLQMLTDLKFSDTVYGLGAGIFFIGYFLFEVPSNMILHRTGARVWIARIMVTWGVISSCMMFVTTPTMFYVLRFFLGVSEAGFFPGIILYLTYWFPSARRARVVALFMTAIALSGVVGGPLSGWIMQAFAGVNGWTGWQWLFLLEGIPSILVGISVYFYLDDSIAQARWLTDAEKSLLIDNIRRDEGTRGDHSLKQVFRNGRVWLMASIYFCFIMGLYGISFWLPQLIKTAGVKDVLDVGLLTMIPYALAAVAMVLASRSSDRTGERRWHTAGAGFIGGIGLILSGIYGGDVTLAMAALSLATMGILTCLPLFWTLPTSMLRGSAAAAGIALINAVGNLAGFVSPFMVGSVKDATGSTTAGLYVLAASLVLGGVLVLLATRGRHASTQLAAA